In the Pseudoalteromonas ulvae UL12 genome, one interval contains:
- a CDS encoding sensor histidine kinase, translating into MTYWILQAIAALALFSIQFAFAHEREFSIYPDWVVLTSIICNSALLVLLSHFIIRAPQKYLQKDKAYKKQIFFTLVVTALAAAFIDTTIASMIDATIKESLNGQVYQFRNGSEFTQELNVLGLHKETWDMSRLIVIPLMMFALYFLWGLFYLCLTSLRNRLQIKQKVKEGQLALLMSQLNPHFLFNSMNSIRGMIFENKEIAKELVDKLTELFRYNLSSKQQPTISLKEELKVCEFYLDIEHTRLEERLLIEINVPDELYHYSIPTMGVLTLLENAIKHGIAPRIEQSLLRITATEQDKTWQLDVSNPLYLGEFKASGTGTGLSNLKQRMTLMYQDEASITTKEVDNHFIASLILPKKKH; encoded by the coding sequence ATGACATATTGGATCCTCCAAGCCATTGCTGCTTTAGCGCTATTTAGCATTCAGTTTGCTTTTGCGCATGAACGCGAATTCAGTATTTACCCAGACTGGGTTGTATTGACGTCCATCATTTGTAATTCCGCATTACTTGTTCTGCTCAGCCACTTTATTATTCGTGCCCCGCAAAAGTATTTACAAAAAGATAAAGCATATAAAAAGCAGATTTTCTTCACGTTAGTTGTCACAGCGCTCGCGGCAGCCTTTATCGATACCACGATTGCTTCTATGATTGATGCCACAATCAAAGAATCATTAAATGGTCAGGTTTATCAATTTAGAAATGGCAGTGAATTCACCCAAGAACTAAATGTGCTAGGTTTGCATAAAGAGACATGGGATATGTCGCGATTAATTGTCATCCCCCTGATGATGTTTGCTCTTTATTTTTTGTGGGGTCTTTTTTATCTATGCCTCACCAGCCTCAGAAATAGACTGCAAATCAAACAAAAGGTCAAAGAAGGGCAACTGGCGCTTTTAATGAGCCAACTCAATCCTCACTTTTTGTTTAACTCGATGAATAGCATTCGCGGCATGATTTTCGAAAATAAAGAAATCGCCAAAGAATTAGTCGATAAGCTCACCGAACTCTTTCGTTACAACTTGAGTTCAAAACAACAACCGACTATCTCACTCAAAGAAGAACTCAAAGTCTGTGAGTTTTACCTTGATATTGAACATACTCGTCTCGAAGAACGTTTGTTGATTGAAATTAATGTGCCAGATGAACTCTATCATTATTCCATCCCAACAATGGGAGTGCTTACTTTGCTTGAAAATGCCATTAAACATGGCATCGCTCCGCGAATTGAACAAAGCTTGTTGCGCATTACTGCCACAGAGCAAGACAAAACCTGGCAGCTTGATGTCTCCAATCCTCTTTACCTTGGTGAGTTTAAAGCCAGCGGCACTGGAACGGGCTTATCCAACCTCAAGCAACGAATGACATTGATGTACCAAGATGAGGCAAGCATTACAACTAAAGAGGTCGATAACCACTTTATTGCATCACTCATTTTACCGAAAAAGAAGCATTAA
- a CDS encoding histidine kinase codes for MFDTNTESALNPHFIFNSMNAIRYTIFEDQEKASELLSELAQLLRYKLADGKAHTDVLEELTYVKQYLNLEALRLEERLISTVTFNNVSKHNPLSHSLLLPLVEKICHEKDIYSVQENTLTIVCSEHNKCVTFTLELTQKPGVKPGEINFDTELNLIKSSVATTIAQTLTKNSYKMELTLNYDH; via the coding sequence ATGTTTGATACCAATACCGAATCAGCGCTCAACCCACACTTCATCTTCAATAGTATGAACGCGATTCGCTATACAATTTTTGAAGATCAAGAAAAAGCCAGCGAACTGCTCAGCGAGCTGGCACAATTGCTACGCTACAAACTCGCAGATGGCAAAGCCCACACCGATGTGCTTGAAGAGCTCACCTATGTTAAACAGTATTTAAATCTTGAGGCCTTGCGCCTTGAAGAGCGACTCATCAGCACTGTCACGTTCAATAACGTGAGTAAACACAACCCTCTGAGCCACTCATTATTGTTGCCGCTGGTAGAAAAAATTTGCCATGAAAAAGATATTTATAGCGTGCAAGAAAACACGCTCACGATTGTGTGCAGCGAACACAATAAATGCGTCACTTTCACCCTTGAATTAACCCAAAAACCAGGGGTAAAACCTGGTGAAATCAATTTTGATACTGAACTTAATCTAATTAAATCCAGCGTAGCAACTACAATTGCACAAACACTGACAAAAAATAGCTATAAAATGGAGTTAACGCTTAATTATGACCATTAA
- a CDS encoding LytR/AlgR family response regulator transcription factor, whose product MTIKVIIVDDERLARNELKRLLAKHSQVEIIDEAKNAEEAKEKIAEHKPDAIFLDIHMPGATGLELAESLGDDVNIIFCTAYDQFAVDAFSLNAMDYLVKPVNPERLADSLVKLEKRLAQSKEKSSLPDDHKLMVKYGEKMRIIQLNEIIRFESIGNHAAIYTPHGKAYLHSSLNKIEKKLDESHYFRASRSDIIRLDAISSMEQSIGYGLTATLSNNQTVEISRRQATKLKQLLEFTQL is encoded by the coding sequence ATGACCATTAAAGTGATCATCGTAGATGATGAGCGCCTTGCCCGAAACGAACTCAAACGTTTATTGGCCAAGCATAGCCAAGTGGAAATCATCGACGAAGCCAAAAACGCTGAAGAAGCAAAAGAAAAAATAGCCGAACATAAACCTGATGCGATATTCCTCGACATCCATATGCCGGGTGCAACAGGGTTAGAGTTAGCAGAATCACTCGGTGACGATGTGAATATCATTTTTTGCACGGCCTACGATCAATTTGCCGTTGATGCCTTTTCACTCAACGCCATGGATTACCTAGTCAAACCCGTCAATCCTGAGCGCCTTGCTGACAGCTTAGTTAAATTAGAAAAACGTTTAGCACAATCAAAAGAAAAATCGTCATTGCCAGACGATCATAAATTGATGGTTAAATATGGCGAGAAAATGCGCATCATTCAACTCAATGAAATCATTCGCTTTGAATCAATTGGCAACCATGCAGCCATTTACACCCCACATGGTAAAGCGTACTTGCATAGTTCACTCAATAAAATCGAAAAGAAACTCGATGAAAGCCATTATTTTAGAGCGAGCCGCTCTGATATTATCCGTCTTGATGCTATTTCAAGCATGGAGCAATCGATTGGTTATGGCTTAACTGCGACCTTATCAAATAACCAAACGGTTGAAATTTCGCGTCGCCAAGCAACAAAACTCAAACAACTACTTGAGTTTACCCAGCTCTAA
- a CDS encoding histidine kinase, which produces MNWQYLTHTGKKYWQYLGISLVIGVGYSFYTILTILEELASRPYLVTQVLVSYTGFFIAFHIVARGMYKVNEHKIMSIKKQLLWIICISIVAPLPWLLSDFLFFQLVPRTYTFDDLMKIVYQLPTTNWSYQILTIVMSYWGNFIIYLIVYVMIVSGRNYHKLKDINEKQELKILINQINPDFLYNTMDVIKRTIDIDAEQAADVVTQASELFRYNLTASKNNAATIEQELESLTNYLNLLKLQNRAPQDIHIELADQHFIESLPTMTLIFMVSHILKNALHPNHSLLIKGQQQGEKYLLTLLHTSTKKRIVDADYFRNIKHRLAFMFHDKAQLTSIKDKNSHKLMLSLPLKEQTTTHPDILPSVI; this is translated from the coding sequence ATGAATTGGCAATACCTTACACACACAGGCAAAAAATATTGGCAATACTTAGGTATCTCTCTCGTGATAGGGGTTGGCTACTCCTTTTACACCATTTTGACTATTTTAGAAGAACTCGCCAGTAGACCTTACCTTGTGACACAAGTATTAGTTAGCTATACAGGCTTTTTCATTGCTTTTCATATTGTTGCTCGTGGTATGTACAAAGTGAATGAACATAAAATCATGTCGATTAAAAAGCAGTTACTTTGGATTATCTGCATTTCAATCGTGGCTCCGCTCCCTTGGTTGTTGAGTGACTTTCTCTTTTTTCAACTCGTCCCCCGCACCTATACTTTTGATGACTTGATGAAGATTGTGTATCAGCTTCCAACCACTAATTGGTCTTATCAAATACTGACTATCGTGATGAGCTATTGGGGAAACTTTATCATTTACCTGATTGTTTATGTCATGATTGTATCGGGGCGCAACTACCACAAATTAAAAGATATTAACGAAAAACAAGAACTTAAAATTCTTATAAATCAAATCAATCCTGATTTTCTTTACAATACAATGGATGTTATTAAGCGCACCATTGATATTGATGCTGAGCAAGCAGCCGATGTCGTCACCCAAGCCTCAGAGTTATTTAGGTATAACCTCACCGCCAGTAAAAATAATGCCGCGACAATAGAACAAGAACTTGAAAGCCTCACGAACTATCTCAATTTGCTGAAATTGCAAAATCGAGCACCCCAAGATATTCATATCGAATTGGCCGATCAACATTTTATTGAGTCACTGCCGACTATGACCCTTATTTTTATGGTGTCGCATATTTTAAAAAATGCACTGCACCCCAACCATTCATTATTGATAAAAGGGCAGCAACAAGGCGAGAAATACCTACTGACTTTGCTGCACACATCAACAAAAAAGCGCATTGTCGATGCTGATTATTTTAGAAACATCAAACACAGGCTCGCGTTTATGTTTCATGACAAAGCGCAACTCACTTCAATTAAAGATAAAAATAGCCATAAGTTAATGTTATCTTTGCCATTAAAGGAACAAACAACCACTCATCCTGATATTTTACCTTCTGTCATTTAA
- a CDS encoding response regulator produces the protein MQRVLIVEDSKMVQQVLRHLAAQWLDIDVDFAWSLREAATLIKKHRYTVALVDLTLPDAPNGEVVKLMMKSAIPTVVLTSAIDEYKRLQMIEMGVIDYVLKDNRDSYLYAIKLLAQLLRNQGSKVLVADDSKTSRNLMKQMLEQLLYQVEEAADGEQALQMLSSDNSIKLLLTDYAMPKMDGFELAKAIRHRRGRDELAIIGISGSGSQSLSAKFIKYGANDFLIKPFMPEEFHCRVMQTMEQLNMIGQIKDAANRDYLTSLYNRRYFYQQAQQSIQHCKPEQTSVLAMLDIDYFKQINDTYGHQAGDEVLVLLSSLLQHHFPECLIARIGGEEFALMLNVSDLSQAVELMDEFRFYVSNHLFVFASQPIAVSVSIGICGIEGPSLETAMQHADIALYDAKGQGRNQVAVFENKSQCIEPV, from the coding sequence ATGCAACGAGTATTAATTGTTGAAGATAGCAAAATGGTTCAACAAGTATTAAGACATTTAGCCGCTCAGTGGTTAGATATTGACGTTGATTTTGCTTGGTCGCTGCGTGAAGCTGCAACATTGATTAAAAAGCATCGTTATACGGTGGCATTAGTTGACTTAACGTTACCCGATGCCCCGAACGGGGAAGTGGTCAAATTGATGATGAAGTCAGCGATCCCTACCGTGGTGCTGACGTCTGCGATTGATGAATATAAACGCCTGCAAATGATTGAAATGGGTGTGATTGACTACGTACTCAAAGATAATCGAGATTCTTACCTTTATGCAATAAAACTGCTTGCGCAGTTGCTGCGAAATCAAGGCAGTAAGGTGCTTGTTGCTGATGACTCAAAAACGAGTCGTAATTTAATGAAGCAGATGTTAGAGCAACTGTTGTATCAAGTTGAGGAAGCTGCTGATGGCGAACAGGCTTTGCAAATGCTCAGTTCAGATAATTCAATCAAATTGTTGCTGACCGATTATGCGATGCCAAAAATGGATGGATTTGAGTTAGCTAAAGCAATTCGTCACCGCCGTGGACGAGACGAGTTAGCTATTATCGGCATCTCAGGTTCGGGCAGCCAAAGTTTATCGGCAAAGTTTATTAAATACGGCGCGAATGACTTTTTGATTAAGCCTTTTATGCCTGAAGAGTTTCATTGTCGTGTGATGCAGACTATGGAACAACTCAATATGATTGGGCAAATTAAAGATGCTGCGAATCGGGATTATTTAACGAGTTTGTATAATCGCCGTTATTTTTATCAACAAGCACAGCAATCAATACAACACTGTAAACCAGAACAAACGTCAGTATTGGCGATGTTAGACATTGATTACTTTAAGCAAATCAATGATACCTATGGCCACCAAGCCGGTGATGAAGTGTTGGTGTTATTATCTTCTTTGTTACAGCATCATTTTCCAGAGTGTTTAATCGCCCGAATTGGTGGTGAAGAATTTGCGTTAATGTTGAATGTGAGTGATCTAAGCCAAGCTGTAGAGTTGATGGATGAGTTTAGGTTTTATGTGTCAAATCATTTGTTTGTGTTTGCTTCGCAGCCAATTGCAGTGTCTGTCAGTATTGGAATTTGTGGGATTGAAGGGCCGTCTCTTGAAACAGCCATGCAACATGCCGATATCGCATTGTATGATGCTAAAGGGCAAGGTCGAAATCAAGTTGCGGTGTTTGAAAATAAATCGCAATGCATCGAGCCGGTGTGA